Proteins from a genomic interval of Etheostoma spectabile isolate EspeVRDwgs_2016 unplaced genomic scaffold, UIUC_Espe_1.0 scaffold378, whole genome shotgun sequence:
- the LOC116686459 gene encoding uncharacterized protein LOC116686459 isoform X2 — MCKVQMLRALVEQRLTAAAEEIFGLFERTIAEYEEELCRSKEENERQRELLDAVFNPQLRVHRPDVQQLSVVKEDVPPEQQECSASVDQQQPEAPPHIKEEQEELWSSQEGEQLQGLEEADITKFPFTPVPVKTDEEEAQSSELHQRQTQHMETEAAGEDCGGPEPGRNSHLHPLLQPETKDHTRDSADPETDGSGDWKETREXXXX, encoded by the exons atgtgtaaagtccagatgctgagagcgttggtggagcagcgactaactgcggctgctgaagagatatttgggctgtttgaaagaacgatagcagagtacgaggaggaactTTGTCGTTCAAAAGAGGAGAACGAGCGACAACGGGAACTACTGGACGCTGTTTTCAACCCTCAGCTCCGGGTCCACAGACCAG ATGTTCAGCAGCTGTCTGTGGTTAAAGAAGATgttccccctgagcagcaggagtgtagcgccagtgtggaccagcagcagccagaggcccccccacacattaaagaggaacaggaggaactgtggagcagtcaggagggagagcagcttcaagggctggaggaggctgatatcaccaagttcccattcactcctgtccctgtgaagactgatgaagaagaagctcagtcctcagagcttcatcaaagacaaactcaacacatggaaacagaagctgctGGAGaagactgtggaggaccagaaccaggaAGGAACTCACATCT acatccacttttacaaccagagaccAAAGACCATACTAGAGACTCTGCTGATCCTGAGACTGATGGCAGTGgtgattggaaggagaccagagaacNNNNNNNNNNttaa
- the LOC116686447 gene encoding uncharacterized protein LOC116686447 yields the protein MHLKRHMITHTGKKPFSCTVCRKSFTKSESLKIHMRTHKGEKAFSCYVCKKSFTQRGNLKRHMKQHTGEKTFSCSVSKKSFRLRSHLKHHMKQQKGEEPSTSCVDQEQPENLSQLTTESTSIHTAVSQRNQTSPELRPPTNNGEAQQSSKASEGELSDQDKVPQPELDQMSSDDAEDIPDSEHDDDYDSDASIPLMSGQATAEHIRVKPVKPDVGKSRGSDTGTSVVPSTTKCGPPFKNKMFPNAADASSLANSTKDSSEEKPEDEAVTHEPEIPHLVMCKTNFCYICGKPQSKISRHLKTHKTHAEIVHAFSLPEDSKERKVLFEKLRNKGNFKHNTAVLQGGTGSLKVKRKPKGQTLAGHFIHCMYCQGMYIRKELWRHVRRCPFKPENEDVDNKPGRTKVLGLAVALESTFSQQISGGVWKLLSVMKQDEVSSVVRNDQCLIQFAHSLYNKHGQDPTKYEYMRQRLREVGRLLLCLRTEFSVDNLEEAVKPANFQIVVQAVKKVSGFDGKKDSYQTPSLALKLGHTLQKIADIIHCRALMAEDEELIRNTDTFKQLYASTWSELVPHRALNTPQDAKYNKPSTLPFTKDVQILHQYLKKAAESAFCSLKEEATTQNYGRLAQLTLAQIIVFNRRRTGEISQMSLRSFYERDNTKLHEDVAMGLSMTEQKLCSYFSRVDITGKMGRKVSVLLTPRVVDALLLLASRRTECGVRATNVFLFARPASMSHYRGQDCLRVHASQCGAKHPGYLRSTQLRKHVATLSQVLHLKTNELDQVADFLGHDIRVHPDFHRLPVPTTHLAKISKLLLSMEKGNLSSMQGKSLDEIEIEDEIALSDAEDNGSQSDNGNTEVPASAFGTVEPVVSDSTTTAQDHDVGGFGSVSAVSSVDESVPPSERTSADKGRGSRRGAKKVWSKAEGAAVMRHFRDHVSRGKLATTSECSRCKRVEDPVLAQRTVQNIRDYVRNRGIAARRQSQKQQI from the exons ATGCacctgaagagacacatgatAACTCATACAGGAaagaaacctttcagctgcacAGTTTGTAGGAAATCTTTTACAAAGAGTGAAAGTTTAAAGATACACATGAGAACTCATAAAGGAGAGAAAGCTTTCAGCTGCTAtgtctgtaagaaatctttCACGCAGAGAGGAAATTTAAAACGTCACATGAAAcaacacacaggagagaaaactttcagctgctcagtcagTAAGAAATCTTTTAGACTGAGAAGCCACTTAAAACATCACatgaaacaacaaaaaggaGAGGAACCATCTACTTCCTGTG TGGACCAGGAGCAGCCAGAGAATCTCAGCCAG CTGACTACTGAGAGCACGTCGATCCATACAGCCGTCAGCCAACGGAATCAGACGAGTCCAGAGCTCCGCCCACCCACCAACAATGGAGAG GCGCAGCAGTCTTCTAAGGCTTCTGAGGGTGAATTGTCAGATCAGGACAAAGTACCACAACCAGAACTGGACCAAATGTCATCTGATGATGCTGAGGACATACCTGATTCAGAACATGATGATGACTATGATTCAGATGCCAGCATACCCTTAATGTCAGGGCAGGCAACAGCTGAACATATTCGAGTAAAACCAGTAAAACCTGATGTTGGAAAATCTCGCGGGTCAGACACAGGCACCTCAGTTGTGCCCTCTACCACAAAATGTGGCCCACCCTTTAAAAATAAGATGTTTCCCAATGCTGCTGACGCATCTAGTTTAGCTAATTCTACCAAAGACTCATCAGAGGAAAAGCCAGAGGATGAAGCTGTAACTCATGAGCCAGAGATACCACATCTGGTTATGTGTAAAACAAATTTCTGTTATATTTGTGGTAAGCCACAAAGCAAAATTTCCCgccacttgaaaacacacaagacacatGCTGAAATTGTCCATGCATTTTCCCTTCCTGAGGACTCAAAAGAGCGCAAGGTATTATTTGAAAAATTGAGGAATAAGGGAAAttttaaacacaacactgcAGTTTTACAAGGTGGAACAGGATCACTGAAAGTGAAGAGAAAGCCAAAAGGTCAAACACTGGCAGGACATTTTATTCACTGTATGTATTGTCAAGGGATGTACATACGTAAGGAGCTTTGGAGACATGTCCGCAGATGCCCCTTTAAGCCTGAAAATGAAGATGTGGATAACAAACCTGGGAGAACCAAAGTACTGGGCTTGGCTGTAGCTCTGGAGTCTACGTTCTCTCAGCAGATCTCAGGTGGAGTCTGGAAGCTGCTTAGTGTCATGAAACAAGATGAGGTGTCCTCAGTTGTGAGAAATGACCAATGTCTTATCCAGTTTGCCCATTCACTCTACAACAAACATGGACAAGACCCtacaaaatatgaatacatgCGACAGAGGCTCCGTGAAGTGGGGCGTTTGTTATTATGCCTGCGTACAGAATTCTCAGTAGATAACCTAGAGGAGGCTGTTAAACCTGCTAACTTCCAGATAGTTGTGCAAGCAGTGAAGAAAGTTTCAGGTTTTGATGGAAAAAAAGACTCGTACCAGACACCGAGCCTTGCCCTGAAACTGGGGCATACACTGCAGAAGATCGCTGACATTATTCACTGTAGGGCACTCATGGCAGAAGATGAAGAACTGATCAGGAACACTGACACATTCAAGCAGTTGTACGCCTCCACGTGGTCTGAGTTGGTTCCTCACCgtgccctgaacacaccgcaggatgcaaaatacaacaaaccatCAACATTGCCCTTTACTAAAGATGTTCAGATCCTTCATCAGTACCTTAAGAAAGCTGCAGAAAGCGCCTTCTGCAGCCTGAAGGAAGAGGCCACCACTCAGAACTACGGTCGACTTGCACAACTCACACTTGCACAAATCATTGTGTTCAATCGAAGACGTACTGGGGAAATTTCACAAATGAGCCTCAGAAGTTTTTATGAAAGGGACAACACAAAGCTCCATGAAGACGTTGCCATGGGGTTGTCGATGACTGAGCAGAAGCTCTGCAGCTATTTCAGTCGAGTTGACATCACAGGGAAAATGGGCAGAAAAGTCTCCGTTCTGCTCACACCACGTGTGGTGGATGCTTTGTTGCTGCTGGCCAGTAGAAGAACTGAATGTGGCGTTCGTGCCACGAATGTCTTCCTGTTTGCAAGACCAGCGTCAATGAGCCACTACAGAGGACAGGACTGTTTGCGTGTTCATGCAAGCCAGTGTGGAGCAAAGCACCCTGGGTACCTCAGATCAACACAACTCAGGAAACATGTTGCCACACTCTCACAAGTCCTTCATTTAAAAACCAATGAACTTGATCAGGTTGCAGATTTCCTCGGTCACGATATCCGCGTTCACCCCGACTTCCACAGATTACCAGTTCCCACAACGCACCTGGCTAAGATTTCTAAACTGCTTTTGTCAATGGAGAAAGGAAACCTGTCCAGCATGCAGGGAAAGTCACTGGATGAGATTGAAATTGAAG ATGAGATTGCGTTAAGTGATGCTGAAGACAATGGGAGCCAATCTGATAACGGCAACACAGAAGTCCCAGCATCAGCGTTTGGGACTGTGGAGCCTGTGGTTTCGGACTCTACAACTACAGCGCAAGACCACGACGTTGGAGGCTTTG GATCGGTGTCAGCTGTGTCGTCAGTGGATGAGAGTGTACCTCCCTCTGAGA GGACTTCTGCTGATAAAGGGCGGGGATCCAGAAGAGGTGCAAAGAAAGTGTGGTCCAAGGCCGAGGGCGCCGCGGTGATGCGACACTTCAGGGATCATGTAAGCAGAGGAAAGCTGGCCACCACGTCTGAATGCAGTCGCTGCAAACGGGTGGAAGACCCCGTGTTGGCACAGAGGACGGTGCAGAACATACGGGACTACGTTAGGAACAGAGGAATAGCTGCACGGAGGCAGTCgcaaaaacaacagatttaa
- the LOC116686459 gene encoding zinc finger and BTB domain-containing protein 17-like isoform X1: protein MCKVQMLRALVEQRLTAAAEEIFGLFERTIAEYEEELCRSKEENERQRELLDAVFNPQLRVHRPDVQQLSVVKEDVPPEQQECSASVDQQQPEAPPHIKEEQEELWSSQEGEQLQGLEEADITKFPFTPVPVKTDEEEAQSSELHQRQTQHMETEAAGEDCGGPEPGRNSHLLVQPETEDKIGNSSETDDSTDWKETGEPHSALNSLKHDSRCKKKFSCSECGRRFGTRGHLYAHMRIHPGEKKYSCSVCNKRFIWRQQVRRHKCINLQSSHLHQSQTEENREEEPTASRENLHIQTEADGEDSGGPEPARNSHPLLQPETKDHTRDSADPETDGSGDWKETREXXXX from the exons atgtgtaaagtccagatgctgagagcgttggtggagcagcgactaactgcggctgctgaagagatatttgggctgtttgaaagaacgatagcagagtacgaggaggaactTTGTCGTTCAAAAGAGGAGAACGAGCGACAACGGGAACTACTGGACGCTGTTTTCAACCCTCAGCTCCGGGTCCACAGACCAG ATGTTCAGCAGCTGTCTGTGGTTAAAGAAGATgttccccctgagcagcaggagtgtagcgccagtgtggaccagcagcagccagaggcccccccacacattaaagaggaacaggaggaactgtggagcagtcaggagggagagcagcttcaagggctggaggaggctgatatcaccaagttcccattcactcctgtccctgtgaagactgatgaagaagaagctcagtcctcagagcttcatcaaagacaaactcaacacatggaaacagaagctgctGGAGaagactgtggaggaccagaaccaggaAGGAACTCACATCTACTTgtacaaccagagactgaagacaagATTGGAAACTCTtctgagactgatgacagtactgattggaaggagaccgGAGAACCTCAttcagctttaaactctctgaaacatgattcaagatgtaagaaaaaattcagctgctctgagtgtgggagaAGATTTGGCACTAGGGGACATTTGTATGCTCACATGAGAATCCACCCAGGAGAGAAGAAAtacagctgcagtgtttgtaacAAGAGATTTATCTGGCGTCAACAGGTCAGACGACATAAATGCATCAACCTTCAGTCGTCACATCTTCATCAGAGTCAAACTGAGgagaacagagaggaagagCCTACAGCCAGCAGAGAAAATCTACACATtcaaacagaagctgatggagaggacagtggaggaccagaacctgccaggaactcacatccacttttacaaccagagaccAAAGACCATACTAGAGACTCTGCTGATCCTGAGACTGATGGCAGTGgtgattggaaggagaccagagaacNNNNNNNNNNttaa